A section of the Streptomyces sp. 6-11-2 genome encodes:
- a CDS encoding ISAs1 family transposase, which translates to MPPPLGRLLSRVDGDALDDAVGAWFARHSRDPVETGPPELVGLVVDGKAVRGSRDGGKSAIHLLAAVLHENQTVISQRQIAAKSNEIPAFAPLLERLDLRGHVITADAMHTQTDHAEQISA; encoded by the coding sequence GTGCCACCACCCCTGGGCCGCCTTCTCTCCCGCGTCGACGGCGACGCCCTTGATGACGCCGTGGGCGCCTGGTTTGCCCGGCACTCCCGTGACCCCGTCGAAACCGGTCCGCCCGAACTGGTGGGACTGGTCGTCGACGGCAAAGCCGTGCGCGGCAGCCGCGACGGCGGCAAGAGCGCCATCCACCTGCTCGCCGCCGTCCTGCATGAGAACCAGACGGTGATCTCACAGCGGCAGATTGCCGCGAAGAGCAACGAGATCCCCGCCTTCGCCCCGCTGCTGGAACGGCTCGACCTGCGGGGACACGTCATCACCGCCGATGCGATGCACACGCAGACCGATCACGCCGAGCAGATCAGCGCCTAG
- a CDS encoding MFS transporter, whose amino-acid sequence MAGYLAPYLLPTVVGRLGDRLGLGPAQAGLVGSALLLSSATAGFTLAARVERFGPRRLARSGLLLAAFGYGCAALSDSVPVVVAGAIAGGFGSGTATTVAASGIAAQRDPHRTSTFGLLSVSGLAGTVYLTIPHLGSGHGLPFAAIALTALLVWPATGRLAGAVAPGHSAAPRGPLPYRRAGLVLAGSMLFWSMAQNSLWGVSGRIGLDQAGLREVTVGAVFATALGAGLLGVIGASALGARLGRALPIGAGTALIACCIAVSASADDLPSFATGEIAWNTVYPIVLSYLIGLAASLDPRGRWAVLAGSASSLGTACGPLVGSLLSASAGYPAMGLVLGAGLLLLALPLTAVALHAGGRPLVSGAVRRRGGAPAAVVAATTGTASGTVPQVGAPEQPVVEIEVPVAGPAPDRQAFGTAGPRGLAPVEAGPGTR is encoded by the coding sequence ATGGCGGGATACCTCGCGCCCTATTTGCTGCCCACCGTCGTCGGCCGCCTCGGTGACCGGCTGGGCCTCGGGCCCGCGCAGGCAGGGCTCGTCGGCAGTGCGCTGCTGCTGAGTTCGGCCACGGCGGGCTTCACGCTCGCGGCACGCGTCGAGCGGTTCGGGCCACGGCGTCTGGCCCGCTCCGGGCTGCTGCTCGCGGCGTTCGGCTACGGCTGTGCGGCCCTGTCGGACAGTGTGCCGGTGGTGGTCGCCGGGGCGATTGCGGGCGGCTTCGGCTCGGGCACGGCGACGACGGTCGCCGCGTCGGGCATCGCGGCCCAGCGCGACCCGCACCGCACCTCGACCTTCGGGCTGCTGAGCGTCTCCGGGCTCGCCGGCACCGTGTATCTGACGATCCCCCACCTCGGGTCCGGACACGGGCTGCCGTTCGCTGCGATCGCGCTGACCGCGCTGCTGGTGTGGCCCGCGACGGGCCGACTCGCCGGTGCCGTGGCGCCCGGTCACTCGGCGGCGCCGCGTGGCCCGCTCCCCTACCGCCGCGCGGGACTCGTCCTCGCCGGCTCGATGCTGTTCTGGTCCATGGCGCAGAACTCGCTGTGGGGTGTGAGCGGCCGCATCGGCCTGGATCAGGCAGGGCTGAGAGAGGTCACCGTCGGCGCGGTCTTCGCCACGGCCCTGGGCGCCGGGCTGCTCGGCGTCATCGGCGCGAGCGCGCTCGGAGCGCGGCTCGGGCGGGCACTGCCGATCGGAGCGGGCACCGCACTGATCGCCTGCTGCATCGCGGTCAGTGCCTCGGCGGACGACCTGCCGTCGTTCGCGACCGGCGAGATCGCCTGGAACACCGTCTACCCGATCGTCCTCTCCTACCTCATCGGACTGGCGGCCTCACTCGACCCGCGCGGCCGCTGGGCGGTGCTGGCCGGATCCGCGTCCTCCCTGGGCACCGCGTGCGGCCCGCTCGTCGGAAGCCTGCTGTCCGCGAGCGCCGGCTACCCGGCGATGGGCCTGGTGCTGGGCGCCGGGCTGCTCCTGCTTGCGCTGCCCTTGACGGCGGTCGCCCTGCACGCCGGCGGCCGGCCGCTCGTCTCCGGTGCGGTCCGGCGCCGGGGCGGCGCCCCGGCCGCGGTGGTCGCGGCCACGACAGGCACCGCGTCCGGCACGGTGCCCCAGGTGGGTGCCCCGGAACAGCCGGTCGTCGAGATCGAGGTGCCGGTCGCCGGACCGGCGCCGGACCGGCAGGCGTTCGGCACCGCGGGCCCTCGCGGACTCGCCCCCGTGGAGGCGGGCCCGGGCACCCGCTGA
- a CDS encoding transposase family protein — translation MSSSLIGVLQRHREDVDLSCSPAELSDLTSLSTVLDRLSDPRRVRGRRYRLGSLLALCLLAVLGGATTLAGIARFAIDSTPEVRKRIGLDRLPRATTPGPPSLPRRRRRP, via the coding sequence GTGTCATCCTCCCTGATCGGTGTCCTGCAACGTCACCGCGAGGACGTCGACTTGTCCTGCTCACCCGCCGAACTGTCCGACCTGACCTCGTTGTCGACGGTCCTGGACCGGCTTTCCGATCCGCGGCGCGTAAGAGGCCGCCGCTACCGGCTGGGCTCTTTGCTTGCCCTGTGCTTGCTCGCGGTCCTCGGCGGGGCCACCACACTGGCCGGCATCGCACGGTTCGCCATCGACTCCACCCCTGAGGTGCGCAAACGGATCGGGCTGGACCGTCTTCCGCGTGCCACCACCCCTGGGCCGCCTTCTCTCCCGCGTCGACGGCGACGCCCTTGA
- a CDS encoding transposase gives MPTTSSSSGATRKAPQSAAATGLARGPASAPHPRTGARARRDTPPQSLHGPAGSAFPHAVQAVEVKRRRTNRTTGKTTVKTIYAVTSLTSGQATASQLAELIRGHWQVEALYHVRDVTFAEDASRVRTGNAPRAMATFRNLAIGLIRQAGWTNIAAASDHYRSRTDHALQLLDLQT, from the coding sequence GTGCCCACTACATCCTCGTCGTCAGGGGCAACCAGAAAAGCTCCGCAGTCAGCTGCGGCGACTGGCCTGGCGCGAGGTCCCGCTTCAGCACCGCATCCGCGAACGGGCGCACGGGCGCGGCGAGATACGCCGCCTCAAAGTCTGCACGGTCCAGCCGGGTCTGCTTTTCCGCACGCCGTACAGGCCGTCGAGGTCAAGCGCCGTCGCACGAATCGCACGACCGGGAAGACCACCGTCAAGACGATCTACGCGGTCACCAGCCTCACTTCCGGGCAGGCCACCGCGTCCCAACTTGCCGAACTGATCCGTGGGCATTGGCAGGTCGAGGCCCTGTACCACGTGCGGGACGTAACCTTCGCCGAGGACGCCTCGCGCGTCCGCACCGGAAACGCGCCCCGCGCGATGGCAACCTTCCGCAACCTCGCCATCGGCCTCATCCGACAGGCCGGCTGGACGAACATCGCCGCCGCCAGCGACCACTACCGATCACGGACCGACCACGCACTCCAACTACTCGATCTTCAAACCTGA
- a CDS encoding CatB-related O-acetyltransferase: MPDGYHWSRPQYLHEAVTNPNIHVTGTRSYYSHAWSGDFEGSVVRYLHGDAYSRANRNWTPPWPIDQLYIGDYVCIGAEAVILMGGNHLHRTDWFSLYPFRDVRADAYQGKGDTVIKDGAWIGMRAMIMPGVTLGEGAVVAAQSVVTRDVPPYTLVAGSPAREVRKRFDPEVIDRLLALDIYKWSDEKFDSLRPVICGSSIDALEEMSQAWDVSISTVHRNAAAAPVA; encoded by the coding sequence ATGCCTGATGGTTATCACTGGTCGAGGCCGCAGTACCTCCATGAGGCCGTAACCAACCCCAACATTCACGTGACAGGAACCCGCAGTTACTACAGTCACGCCTGGTCCGGCGACTTCGAGGGGTCCGTGGTGCGTTACCTCCACGGAGATGCCTACAGCCGAGCGAACCGGAACTGGACGCCACCCTGGCCCATCGACCAACTATATATCGGCGACTACGTGTGCATTGGAGCCGAAGCTGTAATCCTCATGGGCGGCAACCATCTTCATCGCACAGACTGGTTCAGTCTCTATCCTTTCCGTGACGTTCGCGCCGACGCTTACCAGGGAAAGGGAGACACTGTGATCAAGGACGGTGCCTGGATTGGCATGCGCGCCATGATCATGCCTGGCGTAACTCTAGGCGAAGGCGCCGTAGTCGCTGCTCAAAGTGTAGTCACCCGCGATGTGCCGCCCTACACCCTTGTGGCCGGCAGTCCTGCACGGGAAGTCCGGAAGCGCTTCGATCCGGAGGTCATCGACCGGCTCCTCGCACTGGACATCTACAAGTGGAGCGACGAGAAATTCGACTCTCTGCGTCCGGTTATCTGCGGATCAAGCATCGACGCCCTTGAGGAGATGTCCCAGGCGTGGGATGTCTCAATCTCAACAGTTCATAGAAATGCAGCCGCTGCCCCTGTGGCATAA
- a CDS encoding YwqG family protein gives MARRGFRLVRSTESTQATGQCRLGGPALLEPATRWPEQGGVPLSLHAVLDTDALAAWLGNELPIRPGLLNFFYLDPDLPYEEYCKLDMFESEVCRVIPADPARAVETTAPEPARSYPAMPVHAAEVTMLPDCWDVEDEDVEFDRDQHWGAASLILGEMGDLDGNTAGSHCAFGWPDTSYTIKVSSRGADGPAVHLLQLAEDTELGWGWGDAGTLYFTIPVEALATGDFSKAVAQVLCC, from the coding sequence ATGGCCCGCCGCGGCTTTCGGCTGGTCCGCTCAACGGAAAGTACCCAGGCCACTGGTCAATGCCGACTCGGTGGGCCTGCTCTCCTCGAACCGGCGACCCGCTGGCCCGAACAGGGTGGGGTGCCGCTGTCCCTGCACGCCGTACTGGACACCGACGCCCTCGCTGCATGGCTCGGCAATGAACTGCCCATACGGCCTGGCCTGCTCAACTTCTTCTACCTCGATCCAGACCTGCCGTACGAAGAGTACTGCAAACTGGACATGTTCGAATCTGAGGTATGTCGCGTCATTCCCGCCGACCCGGCACGGGCAGTCGAGACGACGGCGCCCGAACCAGCGAGAAGCTACCCGGCGATGCCCGTCCACGCGGCTGAGGTGACCATGCTCCCGGACTGCTGGGACGTCGAGGACGAGGACGTGGAGTTCGACAGGGACCAGCACTGGGGAGCGGCATCGCTCATTCTCGGCGAGATGGGAGATCTCGACGGGAACACCGCCGGCAGTCACTGCGCCTTTGGCTGGCCGGACACCTCGTACACCATCAAGGTGTCGTCCCGCGGCGCCGACGGCCCCGCAGTCCATCTGCTCCAGCTTGCCGAGGACACCGAACTTGGATGGGGGTGGGGGGACGCCGGAACGTTGTACTTCACGATCCCGGTCGAGGCACTCGCGACCGGCGACTTCAGCAAGGCAGTGGCACAGGTCCTCTGCTGTTGA
- a CDS encoding transposase translates to MNGGKRHLLTDTLGLLLGVLVTPASTTDRDAARILLSAAKGRFRRLSRVWADGGYTGHLTDWTTQLRFQFLHQHRRSPVDPAPVPTRHRSCPSRTGAGGPAGRLRSRTDGRDSHTHGWTNWTRRPRPRDTSTTGPLASRWIRQPRATKRPFFHASAPADSPEPGPCSTPTDHTDG, encoded by the coding sequence ATCAACGGAGGCAAGCGCCACCTGCTCACCGACACCCTCGGACTCCTCCTGGGCGTGCTGGTCACGCCGGCCTCCACGACCGACCGAGACGCCGCCCGCATCCTGTTGTCCGCGGCGAAGGGCCGCTTCCGGAGGCTCTCGCGGGTCTGGGCCGACGGCGGTTACACCGGCCACCTCACCGACTGGACCACCCAGCTCCGCTTCCAGTTCCTCCACCAGCACCGCCGCAGTCCAGTGGATCCCGCACCAGTGCCCACTCGGCATCGCTCATGTCCGAGCCGTACCGGGGCCGGCGGGCCGGCTGGTCGGCTGCGTTCCCGAACCGATGGGCGAGACAGTCACACCCACGGATGGACGAACTGGACTCGGCGACCGCGACCACGCGACACTTCAACAACAGGGCCTCTTGCATCTCGCTGGATTCGACAACCGCGAGCTACCAAGAGGCCCTTCTTCCATGCATCCGCACCGGCCGACTCACCCGAACCAGGCCCTTGTTCGACTCCCACCGACCACACGGACGGATAG
- a CDS encoding ATP-binding protein, giving the protein MAAKENAVFLGPPGTGKTHLATGLAVRACLMAHSHSFPCKAKKPLGDHFRDAFLVYRTWSGMVPPAGFEPATPA; this is encoded by the coding sequence ATAGCGGCGAAGGAGAACGCTGTTTTCCTCGGCCCGCCGGGCACCGGCAAGACACACCTCGCCACGGGGCTCGCTGTCCGCGCCTGCCTGATGGCGCACTCCCATTCGTTCCCATGCAAGGCCAAAAAGCCCCTCGGAGATCACTTCCGAGATGCCTTCCTGGTGTATCGCACCTGGTCAGGCATGGTGCCCCCGGCAGGATTCGAACCTGCGACACCCGCTTGA
- a CDS encoding carbonic anhydrase, with protein MDGNKRWASGDLQHPDRDPNRRQFVAQGQKPFGAILACIDSRVPPELLFDTGLGDLYVMRTGGEAVEPVVTGSVEYGPMTSGTPLIVVLGHQRCGAIEAAYKSLHGGKPLPGNLDAIAKALRPAYDQAVKEGGADPVETMARAQAKLTAADLRSNQDLAPLVRKGSLAVVGAYYSLDTGKVEVLAGAPS; from the coding sequence ATGGACGGCAACAAGCGGTGGGCGAGCGGAGACCTTCAACACCCCGACCGGGATCCGAACCGGCGCCAGTTCGTTGCCCAGGGGCAGAAGCCGTTCGGGGCGATCCTCGCCTGTATCGACTCCCGGGTGCCGCCTGAACTTCTCTTCGACACCGGGCTGGGTGACCTGTACGTGATGCGCACCGGAGGAGAGGCGGTCGAGCCGGTGGTCACGGGTTCTGTGGAGTACGGGCCCATGACGAGTGGCACTCCGCTCATCGTGGTCCTCGGGCATCAGCGGTGCGGAGCCATCGAGGCGGCGTACAAGTCTCTCCATGGCGGCAAGCCGCTGCCGGGCAATCTCGATGCGATCGCCAAGGCTCTGCGTCCGGCGTACGACCAGGCAGTCAAGGAAGGCGGTGCCGATCCGGTCGAGACCATGGCCCGCGCGCAGGCCAAGCTGACCGCAGCCGACCTGCGCTCCAACCAGGACCTGGCCCCACTCGTGAGAAAGGGCAGTCTTGCCGTGGTCGGCGCGTACTACTCCCTCGACACCGGAAAGGTAGAAGTCCTGGCGGGTGCGCCTTCCTGA
- a CDS encoding DUF4262 domain-containing protein, giving the protein MDDSSCFCLLCAPPPDGPAWEERDGRIAASVSEFGWHVMGVGAGGDAPADWAYSIGLWHTLRSPEVCIFGLRVETMMPILNVAGGEIRNGHPLEADQVRDDVLNGYPVTVRPVHPSWYQDFFGAGIDYYQAPPLPVMQLFWPDKEGRFPWDDQVEDYCRASQPLLWISKEETSGPWADPD; this is encoded by the coding sequence GTGGACGACTCCTCCTGCTTCTGCCTCCTGTGCGCCCCTCCTCCGGACGGCCCGGCCTGGGAGGAACGTGATGGCCGCATAGCCGCAAGCGTTTCCGAGTTCGGCTGGCACGTGATGGGTGTCGGCGCCGGGGGCGATGCGCCGGCGGACTGGGCCTACTCGATCGGCTTGTGGCACACCCTGCGCAGCCCTGAGGTCTGCATCTTCGGCCTGCGGGTCGAGACGATGATGCCCATCCTCAACGTTGCGGGCGGAGAGATCCGTAACGGTCACCCACTGGAAGCCGACCAGGTGCGTGACGACGTCCTGAACGGCTACCCGGTGACCGTCCGGCCGGTCCACCCGAGCTGGTACCAGGACTTCTTCGGTGCCGGGATCGACTACTACCAGGCTCCTCCGCTTCCGGTCATGCAACTGTTCTGGCCGGACAAGGAAGGCCGCTTCCCCTGGGACGACCAGGTCGAAGACTACTGCCGCGCGAGCCAGCCTCTTCTGTGGATCTCAAAGGAGGAAACCAGCGGACCGTGGGCCGATCCCGACTGA
- a CDS encoding CocE/NonD family hydrolase, producing MRRRRAAAWAASAAITTLAMTGTLAGPATAAPDTTSGSSTAGQDRSEVATATDPVTHEENDRVPEGSLWTQHYFPSSDGSGVELHADVLRPAGLPADAKTPVILSVGPYFSHAGESSPAGWDRVGPSARFQDFIDGARLMERGYTFVMVDLRGFGGSTGCLDFLGPGEQADIKAAVEWAASRPWSTGKVGMYGKSYDANTGLAANTLKLKPLRAIVSQEPTWNRYNYLYSNGVPRSNVTSTPRSYYSIATMAPLADDSDHYKANAGYEKNHPECETDNLTNTQNPDPKSPFWRARDFASRAAGSQTPLFVTSGFIEDNTKPEEMQKYLANHQGPQRGWLGQWEHVRGNETNAKGQLKMGRAGWFDEVMRFYEQYLRGIEPSVTDPAFSLEDSLGHWRAQPTWPVTNDSYKVRLAPGRYVDDGGKAQKAALSMTAPESQGADIEDATQAGSLTTEQTTGLSADAPANSYWTWSTPAAEQVRITGSPQITLKTRGQGNVWARLWDVAPDGKATMFNENVALLESSGSTSFALKATDWTFEQGHRLGVQIGTITSNGWRSVPSGETITVSDARLGLQVQDPRFDSPTQGDRSPYLDTYVRANTTTLNNVGTPTFPLGISKNG from the coding sequence GTGAGAAGACGTCGTGCGGCCGCCTGGGCCGCCTCAGCAGCCATCACCACCCTCGCAATGACCGGCACGCTCGCCGGACCCGCCACCGCGGCACCCGACACCACATCCGGGTCCTCCACCGCAGGGCAGGACCGGTCGGAGGTGGCCACCGCGACCGACCCCGTCACGCACGAGGAGAACGACCGCGTCCCGGAGGGCTCTCTCTGGACGCAGCACTACTTCCCTTCCTCGGACGGCAGTGGGGTCGAACTGCACGCCGACGTGCTGCGGCCGGCAGGCCTGCCGGCGGACGCGAAGACGCCGGTGATCCTGTCGGTGGGCCCGTACTTCTCCCACGCGGGGGAGAGTTCTCCCGCGGGGTGGGACCGGGTCGGGCCATCGGCGCGCTTTCAGGATTTCATCGACGGGGCGCGGCTCATGGAGCGTGGATACACCTTCGTGATGGTGGACCTGCGCGGCTTCGGTGGCAGCACCGGGTGCCTGGACTTTCTCGGCCCGGGGGAGCAGGCCGACATCAAGGCGGCCGTCGAGTGGGCAGCGAGCCGGCCGTGGTCGACTGGCAAGGTCGGCATGTACGGCAAGTCGTACGACGCCAACACCGGGTTGGCGGCCAATACCCTCAAGCTCAAGCCGCTGCGGGCGATCGTCTCCCAAGAACCGACGTGGAACAGGTACAACTACCTGTACAGCAACGGGGTGCCGCGGTCCAACGTGACCAGCACCCCGCGGAGTTACTACTCGATCGCGACGATGGCGCCGCTGGCCGACGACAGCGACCACTACAAGGCGAACGCGGGGTACGAGAAGAACCACCCCGAGTGTGAGACCGACAACCTCACCAACACCCAGAACCCCGACCCGAAGTCGCCGTTCTGGCGGGCCCGCGATTTCGCCTCCCGCGCCGCCGGATCCCAGACGCCGCTGTTCGTCACGTCGGGCTTCATCGAGGACAACACCAAGCCGGAGGAGATGCAGAAGTACCTGGCCAACCACCAGGGTCCGCAACGCGGTTGGCTCGGCCAATGGGAACACGTTCGCGGTAACGAGACCAATGCCAAGGGCCAGCTCAAGATGGGACGGGCGGGCTGGTTCGACGAGGTGATGCGGTTCTACGAGCAGTACCTCCGCGGCATCGAACCGTCGGTGACCGACCCGGCGTTCTCCCTCGAGGACAGCCTCGGCCACTGGCGCGCCCAGCCGACCTGGCCGGTGACCAACGACTCGTACAAGGTGCGGCTGGCGCCCGGGCGGTACGTCGACGACGGCGGCAAGGCGCAGAAGGCCGCCCTGTCGATGACGGCGCCGGAGTCTCAGGGCGCGGACATCGAGGACGCAACTCAGGCCGGCTCGCTGACGACTGAGCAGACGACTGGGCTCAGCGCCGACGCCCCCGCCAACAGTTACTGGACCTGGTCCACGCCCGCCGCTGAACAGGTGCGGATCACGGGCAGCCCGCAGATCACGCTGAAGACCAGGGGTCAGGGCAACGTCTGGGCCCGGCTGTGGGACGTCGCGCCGGACGGCAAGGCGACGATGTTCAACGAGAACGTCGCACTGCTGGAAAGCAGCGGATCAACCTCCTTCGCCCTGAAGGCGACGGACTGGACCTTCGAGCAAGGACACCGGCTGGGGGTCCAGATCGGAACCATCACCTCAAACGGCTGGCGGAGCGTTCCTTCGGGTGAGACGATCACGGTCTCCGACGCACGGCTCGGCCTTCAGGTGCAGGACCCGCGGTTCGACTCGCCGACCCAGGGTGACCGCTCGCCGTACCTGGACACGTATGTGAGGGCGAACACCACCACGCTGAACAACGTCGGCACCCCCACCTTCCCGCTGGGCATATCAAAGAACGGATGA
- a CDS encoding DUF2182 domain-containing protein: MVGVIRPTIAVRHSARYSGLVLLTAAAAWAWAVLRWGDMGLRTMAGNLPAFMGMWTIMMTAMMLPATAPVASLYARTAPMHRAPRMIAFTAGYVLVWATAGLPAYALAVVATHVATTHPTTGTAAAAAVFAVNGVYQLTALKDFCLTKCRSPIGLLLRYASYRGPSRHLRAGAHHGAFCLGCCWSLMLLLMAFGVMNLWAMVGLAALVTAEKRLPRGRLVARVVGLASLALAITVFWVPLLAPNLTGGGMTEMGLRHL; encoded by the coding sequence ATGGTCGGCGTGATCAGGCCAACGATCGCAGTCCGGCACAGCGCGCGCTATTCCGGGCTGGTGCTGCTCACAGCGGCCGCGGCCTGGGCATGGGCGGTACTGCGCTGGGGGGACATGGGCTTGCGGACCATGGCCGGGAATCTGCCCGCCTTCATGGGCATGTGGACGATCATGATGACCGCGATGATGCTGCCGGCCACGGCACCCGTCGCCTCGTTGTACGCGCGGACGGCCCCCATGCACCGGGCACCGCGCATGATCGCGTTCACCGCCGGCTACGTGCTGGTCTGGGCCACCGCAGGGCTGCCGGCATACGCCTTAGCCGTCGTAGCGACGCACGTCGCAACCACACATCCCACGACAGGGACGGCGGCAGCCGCCGCCGTTTTCGCCGTCAACGGTGTCTATCAGCTCACCGCCCTCAAGGATTTCTGCCTCACCAAGTGCCGCTCACCGATCGGCCTGTTGCTGCGCTACGCGTCGTACCGCGGCCCCTCACGCCATCTACGTGCCGGAGCGCACCACGGCGCGTTCTGCCTGGGATGCTGCTGGTCCTTGATGCTGCTGCTCATGGCGTTCGGTGTGATGAATCTGTGGGCCATGGTGGGTCTGGCCGCCCTCGTCACCGCAGAGAAACGCTTGCCGCGGGGTCGTCTTGTCGCCCGCGTCGTCGGCCTCGCCTCGCTCGCGCTCGCGATCACCGTCTTCTGGGTGCCCCTGCTGGCCCCCAACCTCACAGGAGGCGGCATGACCGAGATGGGCCTCCGTCACCTGTGA
- a CDS encoding DUF1326 domain-containing protein, giving the protein MAWNLNGTYLESCNCDTVCPCTTSGMTAPADNERCQVTLAFHVARGEIDGVDVSDHSVVVFADAPRVMADGGWQVALYVDASADDSQADALGKVFSGQVGGPMAALVPLIGEVLGVERVSIDFHDDGRRHTVQVADAIDIEIEDQVAPQFGEEGPVMGLTGMFHPANSTLTIARSTRAIGNGVHGRSWDFTGRNAHSAPFSWSA; this is encoded by the coding sequence ATGGCTTGGAATCTGAACGGTACATACCTTGAGAGCTGCAACTGCGACACCGTGTGCCCGTGCACCACCTCAGGTATGACCGCGCCCGCCGACAACGAGCGCTGCCAGGTGACTCTCGCGTTCCACGTCGCACGGGGTGAGATCGACGGCGTGGACGTGTCGGACCACAGCGTCGTTGTCTTCGCCGACGCGCCCCGTGTGATGGCCGACGGCGGCTGGCAGGTCGCGCTGTACGTCGACGCTTCGGCCGACGACAGCCAGGCGGACGCGCTGGGCAAGGTCTTCTCCGGGCAGGTGGGCGGACCGATGGCGGCGCTCGTCCCCCTCATCGGCGAGGTCCTCGGCGTCGAACGTGTTTCCATCGACTTCCACGACGACGGTCGCCGCCACACGGTGCAGGTGGCGGACGCCATCGACATCGAGATCGAGGACCAGGTGGCCCCACAGTTCGGCGAGGAGGGTCCTGTAATGGGGCTGACCGGCATGTTCCACCCGGCGAACAGCACGTTGACGATCGCCCGATCGACGCGGGCCATCGGCAATGGCGTACACGGCCGTTCATGGGACTTCACCGGCCGCAACGCACACTCGGCGCCCTTCTCATGGTCGGCGTGA
- a CDS encoding SDR family oxidoreductase gives MFQSPYSRVALVTGGSGGIGRAIVRRLAEDKFCLGVHYAENKETAYSLVEEITSSDGRAIAVAGDVADEDAMAAAFDEVEVEFGGIDVLVHTAGVMRPGPIAALDLTELDQIHRTNIRGTFVVDRQAARKLRAGGAIINFSTSMTRTQYPAYGAYVTSKAAVEAMTLVLARELRGKDITVNAVAPGPTATSMLFGDKNETTISNLAKAAPLERLGRPEDMAEIVAFLAGPGRWVNGQVVFGNGGLA, from the coding sequence ATGTTCCAGAGTCCTTACTCCCGTGTCGCCCTCGTCACTGGCGGGTCCGGCGGGATCGGCCGCGCCATCGTCAGACGGCTGGCGGAAGACAAGTTCTGTCTAGGCGTTCACTATGCAGAAAACAAGGAAACGGCCTACAGCCTGGTGGAGGAGATCACGTCGAGTGACGGTCGGGCGATCGCAGTCGCCGGCGACGTCGCTGATGAGGACGCGATGGCCGCAGCCTTCGATGAAGTCGAAGTTGAATTCGGGGGAATCGACGTCCTCGTGCACACCGCCGGTGTCATGCGGCCTGGACCAATCGCGGCCCTGGACCTGACTGAGCTCGACCAGATCCACCGCACCAACATCCGCGGCACGTTCGTCGTCGACCGGCAGGCGGCCCGGAAACTACGCGCCGGCGGAGCAATCATCAACTTCTCCACCTCCATGACCCGCACACAATACCCCGCCTACGGTGCATACGTCACGAGCAAGGCGGCTGTCGAGGCAATGACCCTGGTGCTCGCCCGCGAGCTGCGTGGCAAGGACATCACGGTCAATGCTGTCGCCCCCGGCCCCACTGCCACCTCGATGCTTTTCGGTGACAAGAACGAGACAACCATCAGCAACCTCGCCAAGGCCGCACCGCTCGAGCGTCTGGGGCGCCCCGAGGACATGGCCGAGATCGTGGCCTTTCTCGCAGGGCCGGGACGCTGGGTAAACGGCCAGGTAGTGTTCGGCAACGGCGGTCTTGCCTGA